The DNA window CATGTTCAGCACTGGTTCAGAATTGGTTGACATGAAATCTTACATCTTTATGGTGCACTAAGCTGGTGTCATAAATCTCATCCAGATTCCCAATGCCACTCCCTAGGCAGACTCCAGTAGCCTCCAGTTGCTCTTGGCTCTTTGGCTCCCATCCTGCATCTTTGAGAGCCATATCGCTGGCAGCAATGGCGTATTGTGTAAACTTGGACATTCGTCTTTGCTCATTTGCACTGAGCCAATCTGATGGCCTCCATCGGCCTTCCCCTTCGCCGCTGGGCACTAACCCAGAGACTGTACTTGTCAACTCTTTCCAGCGCGCTTGAGGCTCTAGATCTGCAACACTGACGATTCCACATTCTCCATTAAGAAGACGGGTCCAGGTTCGTTTCACGCCTACCCCCAAGGGCGTAATGGCTCCAAGGCCAGTCACTACTACCCGACGCATTATGATTCCATACCGAGGAGAaaagattgagattgagtcggttggttgatgatgaaactTACGTATcgatataatagtataataacCATAAAATATAATCCCCACTTTTGGGTTAGCGCTAGTTGGATCGTGAGACGGATACAAGGGGCAAATACGGTTTGGTACCAGGTTagtaactacctaggtaggtacgtacCTCCCTGGATATATATTCTCAAGATAAGCCTTCAACGACATTCTCAGTAAACTCTCAATCCTTTGTCAATAATTGAATCATTTTCATGATAAATTCTTGTCATGAAATGAGCCAACATCACATAAATTATATACCTGTCATTCATTTAACGTGACGTGATCAATTCCAGGCTTGAATAGACGCCACAAAACAACAAAGGACACGACACGAAACGTCTTTCACACAACGCCAATCCAATATCTTTCCCAATCATATACTATCACCATAGCTTCAAATGACATGAACAGCCTTTGTCGCTAAGAAGAGCACCCTCAAGTTGTGCGGAACTTTGCATTAGTCCTGGCAGCAACTGTCATTCTATCCAGGCGACGACACGCCCAGCTCAGACATATGTTACCATACCAAACGATATACAACATCTTCGACTCTGGGTACTTCTGAATTCAACGATATTTACATTTTGAAACGGAAAAAAGAGAAACCACAAGTAGTTGGAACAGTGTCATCTTCAGGGATTGCAGTCAACAACTTCTAAAAAGGACAAGTCAAGCTCATAATGTCTGAAGTTCGGAAGCCGGGGTCGGCATTACCGGTCGAACATATCGGCCAAAGCATATCAGGTCCCAGCGGACGGCTCTCAACATCATTAGAGATTGAAGACCCGCCCCCCGAAAATCTCAAGCATCGTCTACATGAGTGGGCAGGCACTGGAGCACGCaacgatgacgaagatgatcaGGGTGAAGAATACGAGCTTCTCATGGACCCAAACCTTCCCCGGGAGTATGAGACGAGACGAAAAAACTCACAAGAGTCTGGCGACGAAGCGGCTTTGATCAAGGATGATGACTCAGACCAacatgaggaagaagagaactCACCCTATCCTGAAGTTCGGGCTGCGGTGCGTAACTTTGATGAGGATCTCCCATGCAATACTGTACGAGCATGGACTATAGGAATGCTACTCGTTGTTGTGGGTGCTTCTATGAACACTTTGTTCTCACTACGTCAACCGTCTATTAGCATTGGTCCTCTTATCGCTCAAATCGTTGCATGGCCAATGGGTCATGGCTGGGCCAAATTTGTGCCAGAGCGGGAGTTTACCACTTTTGGTACAACGTGGACTCTCAACCCTGGACCGTTCAACGTGAAGGAACACGCCATCATTGTTGTTATGGCCAGTGTCTCGTTCTCAGTTGCATATGCCACTGATATCATTCTGGCACAAGTCATTTTCTACAAGCAAGACTTTGGTATTGTGTTCCAGCTTCTGTTGACCATCTCAACTCAATCAGTGGGTTACGGCATCGCAGGTATGCTGCGGAAATTCTTGGGTAAGTGTTTGCCATCCCTGGCTGTAATTCTTTTGCTTACAATCCAAGTGTATCCTGCATCCATGATCTGGCCCGAGAATCTTGCTGGCGTTACTCTTATGAATGCCATGTACGAGAGAAACGATGCTCCAGATCCTAGTGTTTTAGGAGGCGCAATGCACCGGTACAAATGGTTCGCAATTGTGACTGCATGCTCCTTTTTCTATTACTTCATCCCGGGTTTCCTGGCTCAATTTCTAAGCATCTTTGCCGTAGCTACTTGGATGGCCCCTCAAAATCCCATTGTGAACCAGCTATTCGGAGGCCAGACAGGTCTGTCTCTTCTTCCTATTACTTTTGACTGGACACAGATTGCAGGTTACGTTGGTTCGCCGCTCATTCCGCCGTGGTATGTATAATGTGCACTTGATCACTGGATTGTAGAATTGTATTAATGAGGAGTAGGCATGCTATCGCCAATACTCTCATTGGTGTCGTTGTCTTCTTTGTTGTTGGATCTTCTTTCCTTCACTACGGAGGAGCATGGTATGGCGAGTATCTGCCAATGAGCGACTCTGGTACATATGACAATACCGGAGCTCGCTACAACACCACGCGGATTCTCACAAAGGACTTCACACTAAACGAAGAAGAGTACAAAAACTACTCACCTCTTTTCATCAGGTATGACAAACCTTCCGTATACTACCGACCTAAGCTGACAAGTAAAGTACAACCTTTGCAATTTCTTACGGCCTGTCCTTTGCTGCTATATCTTCACTTGTCGTGTACACTTATCTGCACAACGGCAAACAGATCTGGCAACAATGGAGAAATAGCACAAATGAAAAGCCTGATGTACACATGAAACTCATGAGGAAGTATAAAGAAGCGCCTACTTGGTGGTACATGTCACTCTTTGCAATTGTGAGCTTCCATTCCTAATTCTCTTGGCAACAATCGATTAATGATAGAGCAACTCAGATGCTCCTGATTGGATTCTATACAGTGCTTGGCTATCCTACCAACCTCTCCTGGTGGGCCTTTCTGCTTGCCATCGCGATCTCTTTTGGATTTGCTCTCCCTATAGGCATCATTCAGGCTGTGACGAATACTCAAATTGGCTTGAACGTCTTGACAGAATTCTTATACGGATACCTCCAACCAGGTCGACCTCTGGCCCTGATGATGTGAGTGTTCGTCTGTCCTCGATCCACACTACTGTATGCTAATCCTGAATGCCTAGTTTTAAAACATATGGATACATCACAATGTAAGTATTGAGCTCTCTCCCTTGAAGCCTCCGAGACCTGCAAGACTTCTGCACAGACACTCACACTCCTCTGTCTAGGGCGCAGTCTCTTCGTTTTGTCTCGGATTTGAAGTTTGGACACTACATGAAGATCCCTCCTCGAACTATGTTCTTGTCTCAAGTTGTCGCCACAACATTCTCGTGTTTTATTCAGATCGTTGTTCTGAACCTGTCTCTGAATAATATCCCCGACGTCTGTGAGCAACATCAGGTAGATCACTTTACGTGTCCCGGAGGTCGCGTCTTCTTCGCTGGTAAGTTTAATGCCGAGTCTAAAATGTTTCTGATCTAATGCATGAGTCGCAGCCTCCATAATATGGGGCCTCCTCGGACCTGCCCGCATGTTCTCGCCTGGCCAAGTCTACTCTGGgctctttgtctttttcgTCATTGGTGCCATAACTCCTGTTGTTATCTACTTCCTGGCCAAGCGCAGGCCCAAGTCTCCTGTGCGTTTCCTCATGGCACCTCTCATATTCGGAGGTGCAGGGGCTATGCCGCCTGCGACACCTCTCAACTATCTTTCTTGGGGGGCAGTGGGCTTCGTCTTCCAATTCTGGATCAAGAAACGCCACTTCAGATGGTGGTCAAGACTTAACTTCCTTACATCATCGGCACTCGATCTTGGGCTTGCCCTTGCGACTTTGTTCATCTTCTTTGCGTTCACGCTGCATGGTATCGACCCGCCAAGCTGGTGGGGAAACGACATCGTCTCATCGACCATGGATGTCCAAGGTACCGCGATACAAGCACATGTAGCTGAGGGAGCGCGGTTCGGGCCTAAGAGCTGGTGATGGTGGGGTGCACACCCAAGGGGAGTTGCTATATATGTATCGTATGTATATTACCTATCTAGAATAACTGCATGTTTTGTTTATGTTTGTTGGTGGCTTGTGCATCTGCAGACAGACATCGAATACCAGTTTTCATTCCGAGACATGTTTGCTTCTAAATAGCTGAATTTACCTACTAATGTAAGAGCCAGTAGGATTTCATGTGGCTTCTGTTATGCAGCGGGACAATAAATCCGCCGCCCGCAACATTGAGACGGCCCTCGACAAGCACTACAGGAGAAAAGATGTACCTTACGTTGTCCAGTCagacctcaagaccgccctaaGTTTGTAACTCATGACGTTGCTTTTTCATCCGTTGTAGTGACTAGATTAGTAGTTACCGCCCACCATCTTGCATATCTCGCGGCCCGTGGCTTGCACAAGGGATAAATCCCACGTACCTGGAACCAAGGCTAGCTCTCGCGACGTTTCGTTGCACTAGTTATGTGATCCTAAGGGATATGACTAGGATCGAACAAACATGCATGTCTGACCACGCAAGCATAACCTTTCTGGTCCATATTAGCGATTGAGAAAAAACCCATCcgccaaagagaagagaatgtGATACATCGCGAAGGATTTCTTGCAGcatgtacctacctagtctgGCTGGCGCATGCAATTGAATGATTAATTGTCTCGCTATACATTTGTCAACTCAGCAAAAGTAAAGATCCAATAGCATTTATTGGGCTAGTATCTGTCATTTGTCAAGCcattcaaggtcaaggattGAAAAACACGTTTACTGAGCGGTTACTGAATAGAAACATGGATACCGCGATGATTCAGTCGAGCTCAGTGTGAGGGTAGTCGAGTTCTATCAAGCCATTGTAACAATAACCACTAAAGTCAATGAACACATGTCACTAGAAAACAATACCATGCTCTCATGTTAATCTTTTCAATTGTAAGGACTATGCCTCTTTTACAATGTCACCATCCACTACTCAACTGCAGTTGTTTACGACCAAGGCCAGGACTAGGATGAATCATCTACATCCCGGAGT is part of the Fusarium poae strain DAOMC 252244 chromosome 4, whole genome shotgun sequence genome and encodes:
- a CDS encoding hypothetical protein (TransMembrane:16 (o131-151i203-229o235-253i260-282o302-329i376-398o444-470i503-522o528-553i574-594o614-636i648-669o681-702i709-725o731-747i768-786o)~BUSCO:5913at5125); translated protein: MSEVRKPGSALPVEHIGQSISGPSGRLSTSLEIEDPPPENLKHRLHEWAGTGARNDDEDDQGEEYELLMDPNLPREYETRRKNSQESGDEAALIKDDDSDQHEEEENSPYPEVRAAVRNFDEDLPCNTVRAWTIGMLLVVVGASMNTLFSLRQPSISIGPLIAQIVAWPMGHGWAKFVPEREFTTFGTTWTLNPGPFNVKEHAIIVVMASVSFSVAYATDIILAQVIFYKQDFGIVFQLLLTISTQSVGYGIAGMLRKFLVYPASMIWPENLAGVTLMNAMYERNDAPDPSVLGGAMHRYKWFAIVTACSFFYYFIPGFLAQFLSIFAVATWMAPQNPIVNQLFGGQTGLSLLPITFDWTQIAGYVGSPLIPPWHAIANTLIGVVVFFVVGSSFLHYGGAWYGEYLPMSDSGTYDNTGARYNTTRILTKDFTLNEEEYKNYSPLFISTTFAISYGLSFAAISSLVVYTYLHNGKQIWQQWRNSTNEKPDVHMKLMRKYKEAPTWWYMSLFAIMLLIGFYTVLGYPTNLSWWAFLLAIAISFGFALPIGIIQAVTNTQIGLNVLTEFLYGYLQPGRPLALMIFKTYGYITMAQSLRFVSDLKFGHYMKIPPRTMFLSQVVATTFSCFIQIVVLNLSLNNIPDVCEQHQVDHFTCPGGRVFFAASIIWGLLGPARMFSPGQVYSGLFVFFVIGAITPVVIYFLAKRRPKSPVRFLMAPLIFGGAGAMPPATPLNYLSWGAVGFVFQFWIKKRHFRWWSRLNFLTSSALDLGLALATLFIFFAFTLHGIDPPSWWGNDIVSSTMDVQGTAIQAHVAEGARFGPKSW